CCATCATACGACTTGAAGTGAGCTTTAATATTCGGTAAAAGCCAGAGAATAAGTTGTAGAGCACGTGAAACCAGCGCCAAATTTGTGCTAGTTATTGTTTTGAGACCTGCAACACGCATTGCACCTGCGCCAATGACTAATTGGCAGGAGCGTGAATTAAATGTGCGCAACAGATCGACAACATTGCGTGCCAAATAACCAGCTATGATGGGTAAACGTGTAGCACAATAACAATAATCGCTTAACATTTGTACGAGCAGTAGCGCAGCACTAACAAGTTTGTACGGTTTTCCTTCGATTAGTAATACAGGATTGGCTTGCGGTTTACTATTCACGCTACTCTCTCTTGTTGTGGCATGACCATTTAATGTTGCACCTAAACTTTCAGCAAATGGTTTACTAGttggttgttgaaaatcttgCGCACCCATACGCTCGATGATTTTTTGAAACTCATTTGGTATATCAACTTGTCGCCAACGTTCGGAGTCAAGTAGTAAGGCTAATTTGTTTTTGCGTTCTGTGTGGAAACGATTGGCGAAGCGTGAGGCTTGCACTTTAACAGCGACCTGAAATTGGAATaggaaataaaaatttagaattgttTTTAGATTGATAAGTTGTTTGGAtgagcagatatttcaaatatGGATGAACAACCTTTAAAAGTGTTTATAATAAAGCCTCTAGAGCTTTTTGTATTTATCAAGTTGTTGTCTTGACTGTGGCAGTTTCAGACTGAAATAGAGCCAGTTTCGGTTTCGATTGTTTTGTTATGGATATTGATCTCATTCCAGGTTTTAAATCTTTCCCGACCTCACTTTCATTTCGGATTTGAGGATTTACTACATCTGTCAACACTTTTTAAAGTTTTCATCTTCATTTGCAATCACTCCACCCACAAAAAGTTGCAATTTGACTGAGTTAACCCATATATCTCCCTACCTTCAACGGCACACTAGGCGCACCACAAATATCTTCACAACCAGCGCTGAATTCGTCCACAATTGCCGTTAACTTTTCCACTTCATCTGCTGTAGCAACAGCGCGTTCCAAACTTTGCGTTGATACCAAATTTGCACAACGTTCATGACAATAATTACACACTGCAAAAAGTAGTTCTTCCAAACGCTCTGTCACTTGCTCATAATCAGCTGTAGTTAAAAACGCTTCAGAATCTATAAGATTCACCGCAGATTCTTGTGATTGACCTTCAGCGCCACAACAACGTCCCGCTGCAGCATCTGCTGTTTGACGCATAATGCCAGTAACAGCACGTATGCGTTGTAGTACGGTCAGCAAAGCTACAGTTGCCTTTTTCAGCAACGCAATCCATTCACTTATACTCAAGCTTTGCGCCTCCTCTCCAGCGCCTGTGAGACAAATTTCTGCATCACTAGATGCAATAACTTCAATAACAAGTTGTTTAATAATGGCACGTATGGTTACAATTGCTTCCTCTTTATATGTATTAACAAATGAGAAATTCTTTTTGCGCAGCAAACCCATTACAATACACACTAGTTTGTCTTCTTCCGCGCAAACACTTTCTGTTTCGTTAAGGACATCGCTTAATGGACGATTGAGGTCTGCAGTAGCATAACGCTCAAATTCGGTGGTAAGCATTTTATCGATTAGCTTTTCCATTTCAGTAAGTTGCATGGGTAAATGTTTAAAACAGTGAATACCTATGAGCTCTTGTGTTAATATTTCTTGGGTGGTCCCTAGGTAAAAAAAGAGTTAATTTACTTTTTTGACAATCGATTTGCTTAACACCTACCTATCAGATCCAGAGCCGCCACATAATCCTGCGTACCAAGTAAGAGCTGCAGCATTGGTTGCGTCTTATGCACTGTCGCCATTAAACTTAGTTTATCCAGCGTTTCCTCAAAATTTTGTCGCCGCTGCGCAAAACGCATCACACGAAATGAATCCACAACCGAAGACTGGTGCAACGTACGCAGGGAAGCACGCAATTCTCGCACATTACATGCCGCCTCTTGCATCTCGGCCATAATAGCATCTTGTGAAGTCATTGCATGAAAAAATGCGGCTGACTTTTGTGATACTTGATGCGCTATTTTTACTTCGACAATATCTAAATAATATGATAGTTGCTCTTGTAGCAGTCGACcagtttgtttattttcttcgGAACTTGTAGCGCCAATAGAAGGAAATACGAGCGCAAATGTTGCTGGATGGCTTAGATTTAATTGCTCTTTTAGAAATATATCTGGTATGACATTAAGGCTGACTGCGTGTGTTGGTGAGGGTGATGGCGTTAAGGCTTCACGTTCTGCTATTGCTGCTGGTGTTTGTTGTGCTGTCATGCGTTCGTGACGTCGATAACGTTTTCctatttttgttatatatttttcGAAATCCGCATATGTTATTTCAGGCAAGCGTGGTGTAGATGGTATTTGTGATTTTTCAACGAATGTATCACCCCATTTTTTTGTGAAGAGATTACTTTGCTTTCCACGTGAAGGATCATTCAGCACAGCTGGCAAATTTTGCGCAGCCGAAAAGACTGACCATTCCGGTGGCAGTAGTGTTAATTGATTTACATGATATTTGGATACGTGTGCATCATAGTCACGATCGGAGACGCCATCTAATGGTAGTGAGGGGCATACCCCATTAAAGCCATACCGGCAAACGTACGAGCCACCTTCGCGCGTGCAATGTCGATCTCGCAAGTGCCTGTAGGGGAGAAAAGAATTTAACTATCAATACTCACTTAGCAATCACTTAATACATCTCAAGGTTGGGCTTCCTGTGTCATCACGTGTTTATTGATTGATTATTGGAAATAATAAGTCCATTAAAGGGGTTTGAGTATTTTTACATTAAACCCATTTACAAGAGTTTATAATAAAGTCTACCAGACACCCTTAAAATATGTAATgacctcacaaagactgaatgagttcatGGGATGACCAAaagtttgctgttgttgtgttagcagtgcttcgccccatttaaggggcacgaccactcacaaattgtcatgaaaGCCCTCTAATGGGAGTCCGAGAAAACTCGCTGTTTCAATGGGGGCGGACCATAGAGAGATTAGTGTTAGTTAGAAGCGTAGGTTctaacattacaattgaaaagatggttggtgccatgtggagACACATTTGCTCAACGgtcaaactgaaaaatcctatcagaCACCCGGCTCTATGTTATAAATGATCGATAGGTAAAGGTCCCCCAATTTTAGACGTATTTTTTATAAACCAATTATGAGTTCTACCCCTTGCCAAACTCGCTCCCATTACGATCGCCATCCATTTACTAAAGAATAAATTTGGATACCCCAGCCATTTTCAATATTCACATACTTCACAAAATCCGCCGAGGTTTTAAATGATTCACGTGGACAATAGTAACATGTCTCCCAACAACGTCTATTCAGTGTTGAGTTGTTCATCCGCGCTACCGTCGTTGCACTTGACATCTGTTTCATAGCTCCAATGTGCGTGCGATCTTTCGTAATTGCGGCCAAATCATTCCCATCACTCAGTGGATCTGCACTTGTACTTTGTGTTGTGgccattattattaaataaaataaaaacgttcAATATGCCCTAATAGATCgtgatattattatttattttcttattttcacttttatcttGCGATTATAGGTTCACCTTCCGCTCCCTTCATCCATCGAATATGTTATAGCTGCTGCTTAATTTGCAGTAGGGTTTGTAATGGTGTTATTTATCAGCCAACTCATGCttctttattttccatttttcagcaaaaattattaattatttgctAGCGTAGAAAATCATGAAAATAGTAGGATTAATTTTCATCAAACTCCTTTCAATTCAGCAAAGACGTGTAGCTGTCAGAAAAACAAGAAGAGACGTCATCTACTTTGACATTCGTTTTTTGCACAGTGCTGTGTTTTAGaattgggtcgtttcgttctgaacttgttcaattcaccgggtctctcaactgaacaagtgaactacccttcaaaaaacgcgagtactccataaataatgtaaggaatactccttaaggagtataggagtgttccaaaactaatctgtattcatacaaaaaatgtgctccaattaacattgcgatgtcctaggagaggagtaggtgaacccactctcgctttgtttgtgagcattccatagagtacatacgtgagagcaCTTTCCAAAGttctttcactgtagtactccatggagcacccacggaggatcatatgccaaaatactaaagaggaattgtgtcggaaagaattatcggagtgaatttaatttaaaatgaaagtaaatgaagaggagcaatacaacttttatattttatactatgaatattcttatgttatttagcatttgcgtgaataaagaaagtaatatttctctatactatagtatgtatacataaaaccagtgcgcggttgcattttatcagagttgccatagtaaaattttattatcagttatttgtatgcaatattttacttttggcaactctgttcgatagtcatcgtgtcgtgatcacggtcgttaaaaaacgagcaatgatcggctgatggtggaccgcaaacgcattgcaaaggagtattgttagagtactccaacatgaagaaaatggaacacgtaatccaacagtttttgcagggtagagatcttcgatttcggttttatttgttcttttagttctttctctcttctcgttcgcgaacattgtaaattcatacgtacatatgtactcaGAATTTCACAGTgaacacgaatgtcgatgatgccacttacactaaagatatgtatgtGTGGCAATGCTGCAAAAAGATATGTGTGGACTATTTTTGAagaacatcttttgtaagaaactaattattgcatttattaaacttgaaaagttcatatttacaattagTGTCTGCactctttcaacttcctggatcttccgaaatttgtaatttttttgaagtTAGTTATACATATGtgtcagtgagctgcaattattcatctgttaaagttattagtggactaaacaaaaaatgagtattagcgcgtatgcaaacaaagaatatcaagcatttatatccactaacacacatttacatattcatgcttcgtaaaatgaataaccgctcataagccacgaagcagttcagtactcaattgacttattgagcaagaaagtcaactgtgttatacgaaaacactaattggaacaAGAAAGACtgacagtgcaataaaatgaataaagtaaTATCAGTCTTCTGatgctagcaacacaacgatgtacacgaaactaaactgaatacagcgcccagcgggttagggggttggaatatacccgcggtaggtatgcctgtcgtaagaggcgactaaaataccagattcaaggggttgtgtagcgcaaccttttcaggttgccagcgcaatatataccttctccaaacccaattggcaacctcacgttcgagcggcgaatcccgtttcactaacagacgaggctatggcgaccccaagctcctcatggaacttgggggtggggagggagggatggcctgaaggtttaatgtggccatataaatcgttcccgagatggtcgggctagcaccttaatggggctgtgttaccggagcgtaccggatctgtatcaggcaaagaaccatcacatcgataacactccccaaagccttcggggagcaaccttatcgctacaacaacaacaacagcgccaaagtaaaaccgatgataaacgaagtatacagtgtaatAAACACGAAATCAAAGGGTTACTGAGTCAAAGCGACTATGaaatcagtttatactcaacaatgtcatatatgtatgggacatatgtgctacggggcactcgtatgtattttctattttatgtgctaatcactcatagtatttttctgtacttgactaagtacacatttagacacaatattttggctcatgactaagtgcactaattttattagtactgaaAGCATATctcttatatgtatatatattaacttatataTTCATAACATATTTAAAtgtacctacacaaagcattgctgcatacacacccccatgtATACTTGTTGACTTTTCGTGGGTGTAAGCAGCAGtcaacaaatttgcttgaaaaaaaggaacagatgaacaaaaagaacaacttgttcgttcattaggaaaagaacgaaagaaccgaatctctgaaatgaacgaaaaagcacaactctactgTGCCTTTATTCATGATTCAATGACttgaggtttgttctccaatgatgacagtgctttgacactcccaaattgaaattgaattaaatGGGTTGCTTTTACGCAGTAAGGAAAACGGTGAATAATTCAATctccttcagcgaaaattgtagtagaaaagtacctttagtggtatattagtagtgataataaatttgtaaatgccaacaggttttatacctatatgacactactttattttcgtgtattttttcttgtattttatcttgaATTTTTTATCGCAccccctcctaatacggcttcagtactggtgtaagtgtgtaaactatatttcaaaaaactaacgaaatacaaggaaaacacaatctagttcattaaaaacaaacgagcgagttcgtatttcgataggtttttttgacattcggccgttttttctttattttttctggcacatgaaaattttgtttttagtttgaaaatttggtgcataaatacacaattaaaatcaactttcttgtaaaagaagtgaaccattagataccgaaataattttcgcgtgttatatgcattgtttttattgttaaaagtggtaatgtaaaaataaaatgtaaaacataaacaaacacatgtcaaactcactaattttaggGGAATactggtctcgctttttcatgacagaaatattgACACAACGTAAAAGCCAAAACTAcacaaaagtcgaatgtgtttgggccttaAAAGAGTTCAATATTAGTGGTAGTCTGAAAAGAAGAcaggatttttaaaattttgcttcAGATTCGCTTCTCGCGATAAACCTTCACATAAAGAAATATTTCGTATATGGTATTACCGCCATAAGTGTATAAACTTTCTTGCAGGATGCATTTATCTGTCAAGCATTAGAATCGCACATCTCTAGTAGGTGGGGGTAGATCAGCTGTTCatatgtggaaaaatatttgcttagaaaatttaaatattgcaaTTAAAGGTTAGTATAATAACAGCGCATACTTCGCTACAACTAAATTATGCAGGTGCACCTCATTCGGTTCAATATTAAAAGCCCGAAATGCAGTCTGATAAGCCAATTCCTGGCATGCTTCGGtgatatatacaaaacaaaacgATCCGCAAAACGCTTAATTTATGTGCGgcatggttttttttttgcaatttaatgtgtaattaactatgtaaatatgtacaagcATTGATTAGTACTAATGAataatcaaataagaaaaatagaAAACGGCAAGCAATTGCACCGGATATTTGTACGCTGCCTATTCGAGATAAGAAATATTTGCATATGCGTTAATACCaacttttcaaacatttttcggCCAGTTATGGGCGAAGTTGCAGTAACAGTGTTTGTAATGTAAATGAAAACTACTTTCGCGCCGCACTATAAAAGAGCAGAAAAAAAGACAAAGTTTTCGTGCTATACATAATGGCCTTCTGGAAGCCAATAAGATGTAATAGACATTTAACGCTAACCATTGAGAAGCGTACATTTTGGCTGATTGCTTCGCTGGCAACTTTATTCGTAATTTTATATCTTTGGGTAAGTAAAGTTTGCAATTTTCatgaaatacaaaataataatttgctTTTAATTCTACATAGGCTACCCCAAAACAGCTTAGGGAGCATAAGCGTAACACCGTAAAAAATAATGAACCACCGTGCATTGCACTGTGGTGGAATCATTTCAAGGGTAGcgatatattttataaattctaTTGCAACTATAAAAAATGCTTTTTAACTGGTGATAGAAATCTTCTTTCAAAAGCATCGGTGAGTAGTTCTTCAGCATTCTTAAGAAAAAGGTTTCGACGAACTGATTTAATTTTCCTcatcaactttttttttgtttttcaggcCATATTTTTCTATGGCACCGATATGAATTGGAATGATCTTCCATTACCACGTAAACCCAACCAAATATGGGCATTATTTCACGAAGAATCGCCACGCAATCAGCCCGGCTTTATGTTTGAAGAGATTTTCAAACATTTCAATTATACATCGACTTTTAGTCGATATAGTGATTTTCCTTTAGTTACCAATGAGCTCAAAAACATAGAACTTATTACGGATCCACGGCTTATAACGTCAGTGggtcaaaaaaataatttacgtAGTACCAATTTGGCACCTGTTATATTCCTACAAACCGATTGTGCTACTATGTCAGGTAGAACAAGTTATGTGGAGGACTTAATGAAATATATTACAATAGATTCGTATGGAGCTTGCCTAAATAATCGGGAGATGCCTAAAAAGTAAGTAAGatgattttttattataattttgactTTATATAAAGCAGTTCGTGAATTTAGTGAAAGAGATGCTAATTTCACTCTCACCAGCAAcatttcatttcgggactttttaatTTCTTAGCTTCGCTTTCTGAATGCACTATCACTATCTTGAATGGCAGATCGAAAATGCTCTGTCTCAGAATCTCCACCTCATAATCCAGGCTGTTAAGTAACTTGGCCAAATTCCAGGCCTATAACGACCAAATCAGTACTGCAGTATTTACTGTGATTGATTGTATATGAGTCTGGAATGCTTAGATCCGATTAGATTCCGTTGTCGTCAATCAACTTCTTTACTAATCAAAATAACTCTATTGTCCTTTAGTTTTcaaattaactttaacttgacTTGGACTTGTACAATTCACTTTCTACATTCCAAAATTATTGTGTTGAATCTAATGTTCTGTGATTTcaaattcatataaaaaaatttattttgtggtacgctttgctaaattttatgaaaagtaaaaaaaaattgtttttacgacaaaaaaccaaacaaaaaaatacagCAAAATAACTTGCAGTttcttaagtatttttttttactgaTAAAAAGCGTTAAGAAAAACAGCCAACCATCGATTGCCTGCAATTCTTGCGACCGACACGAGAATCAAGGCATGCCACGGCATCGAAGCACAAACATAGCACATGTAGATCTTGCGGATCTAATCGAACGCGCCCAACAACATCAACGACATCGTCATCCACATAATCGACGTTCATCGAAAATACATTCGCGCCCTACACACACAAACATGTTCCCGTTGCCGACAACGAACGCAGTCGTAGTATGCGCTCACGTTGCCGAAGGCGCAATACCGTTATAGATGTTGGTAGAGATGCAGTATGGAATACGCTCGTTCAACCAGTTTCTCTACTTCAATGGCTGCCTATGCGTCGTACTTTTCGCATACGTCGTAGTTATCGTTCACGTAGTAGACGTAGTCAACGTAGCAATGGCGCTGTTGGTAGTGGCAGTGCTGTTGGAGTTGGTGGCGTGCCGACGGAAATCACCACACCCAAAATTGGTAGTCAAGAGCGTATGCCTACAGCTGAAATAGAAATGCCTTGCTGTGCTACTGAATCACCAACTGCAGAAGTACAAATGATTAGCAAAAGTAGAGAGCAATGTCAGCAACAACATAATGAGCACGAGCAGCAACGAGACGACCAGCCTACTGCTCAGCATGTATTTACGCCACCACTTAGCACAGTTATTCTGCATCAAAACCCACTATTCGATGCTGAGGGTAATACACGTTCGGGTTTGATTGcgaaaaatattcaaaaagcACAAATTGAACGCGCTAAAAGTCGTTGGAATGTACGCGGTGCCGATAAGACACCATCGAACAAGAAATTTGCAAACGGCGATGAACCGAAAGATGTGGCGCGTAAGAAATCTGCCGCTGAAAAGCGAGTGCCTGCGAAAAAGACTAGTGGCACAGATGAATCGAGTGCTGCATCCGTGAATCCTTCTGACTCGCGTACAACTGTAGAATCTGGCGCAAGCAGTGAGAAATCCAAATCGTATACAGATGAAAGTAATTCGTTTGAAGAAAGTATCGATTTGACGATGCATGAAGAACTTAGTCTCAACTTAGATAATGTGTCAGCTTCAACAACATTGTTGGAGGCTATCAGTGAGAATGCGCAAGATAATGGACCAGCAATTAAACGGAAAAATTTCGAAACAATGCTTGCTAAGTGAATGTTATAGATTTAGGTATGTGTTTCTGTTGATTTTATATGCGTAAATGGTCCTTTAGTATGTGTTATTATTATCCTATGAAACAAATACCAAATAAAAATGTATGATGATTACATCTGACTATTATTGATTCAAgtagaaataattttatttgacACTTTTGGTATATTGATGAGGAACTTGTGCTATGGATTGCACTCGAGCGATGCAAATTGATTTTCTTTCACGCAAATgatttttaacaattgtttttgtttttatcggcctattgataaatgattcaaggttcgattcgagctcaaggccagaacaataattttttttctaatgataattattgttattttttaatttttctaaatttaaaaaaatgtattttgtttttggaatagtaattagaaaaattttcagacaacctgccaagctgcgcagatatatccatttcgaagggtgctaagccttcaccatcagtacgctttagacatgctgcgctaaccatttagctatacagcggtggtttgtttgactggcaaatttgctacttctattcctttttaccaactatatttattcagttttgcgccatctggtgcaaatcactgataatgctggatttttgtttattgtcaattactttgtttgacattcccaagtgctcaacactgaataaatatagttggtaaaaaggaatagaagtagcaaatttgccagtcaaacaaaccaccgctgtatagctaaatggttaacgcagcatgcctaaagctggagacattggtgctttatcggtaaccgtatcggtaaccttataacagctgattcgaccaaccttatgagaatcaatgcaatcgattattggtgccgctaagttcgtaaccgtatcgtagccaaccaattggattttggtttaccgtcgtaacgataaacagctgattaagttagggatacggatacagcgatacgacatacggcagcAATGACTTCggcttaaagcgtactgatgatgaaggtttagcacccttcgaaatggatctatctgcgcagctgtggTAGGTTGTATGCAAATGATTTTTACTAAGGGTGAGAAATCATTTAACAACAGGTTGTCGTACTAAATATGTGtgatgggtaggtgaggttgacaattggggttTGAAAGCTCTGAAGCTGCAAAGCTTTGTAAGGCGTGTCACGGATGACTTTGAatagtttatttaataataatggaATTATAATGAAATTGATATACAAATAGTTTTAATGCAAATGATATTTAATGTTCTTTGTTGTCCGCTCGTGATCACGTTCGCATTGTTCAACCATTCAACACCAACTAACTAGCGAAGACATTTCTCACTCGTTGGCGATGGCAACTCGGCCGGTCCTGACATATCGTCACTCCCGGACGATTCGTCACCCTCGTCGTCTTCATCGACATCCAAACCTGGTGCCAGCATGCACCATGGTTTCATATGGTCAGTACTCATCACACCACAGTATCGTCGGCTGAATACAGTTGCATCTGGCAAATCTTCGGCGATGTACCGGTCGTAGTCCAACACTTTGGTAACAATATATGGACCCTTGAACACTGGATCTAGCTTATGTGAATCTCCCGTTGCTGTTGGCACATGGTCAATCACAAGCAGATCTCCCACCTGGTATTTATGCGGCTTACGATGTTTTTTTATCATATCTTTTTTCCGCTAAAGTGTTCTTAACTGCTTCTTCTTGTTTGCCCTCAGAATCTGTCCCAACATCGACTTCGTCATGGAGCGCTTGAATCATTCGGTTTTGGGTTACATCTCTGGGATCGAAGTTAAAGACCACCTCGTTAGGACTGAACTTGGTCACTTCATGTCGTTGCGAATTAAGGTTCCATTGTATTTTTGGCAACGCTGCATCCCAATACTTCGGTTCCTTCACGGTGCAGCGTACGCAATTGAGCACAGTCTTATTGACACGTTCCGCTTGACCGTTAGCCCTGGGTGTACGAACAGCTGTCTTAACGTGTTGTATTCCTAACCTGTTGACGAACTCTTGGAATGACTGTGAAGTGAATGCTGTCCCTCTGTCGGACGTTATCCGAAGTTGTTGACCAAAGATGACCATCACCTCCTCCAAAGCTTTAATCACAGGCTCTGTCTTGGTATTCCGGAGAGCTTTAAGGATAGAGTATTTAGTAAAGCTGCAAACAACCACCAAAATATAACAATTGCCTCTCTTACTCTTCGGAAATGGCCCCAGATGATCGATATGCACGCTTCTAAACGGGATTGGCAGCACCTCCATGATGTGCATCTGGCCCTCTGCCTTGCCACCTCTAGCTTTGTTCAAGCAACACTCCTCGCATCCGTCgatatatgattttacgtacctGCGAATCCGTGGGAACCAGAATCCTTTACTGATCTTCTGAATCGTCTTCTCCAAAGCAAAATTACCAGCATCGTCATGGCACGCCTTCAAGATTCGCCATCGCGCTACCTGAGGTACTACTAGTTTAAGCTGCCCGTTTACCTTCCGCCCTTTTCCACAGCATAGTCCGCTTCTATCTGCTTTTTGACCGATTCATCTACGAGTTGATTTCCCTTCAGAGTCTGTATGATCGCTTGTAATTTCAAATCCTACATTTGCATGTTATAAATCCAGGCCGACTCCTCTGCTCCACTACTAACCTTCATTATCTTTTCTGCAACTGTTTCTGGTTCAATCGGTTCTTCCACTGGACTTCTGCACAATGAATCGATATGAGCCATTCCAGCACCGGACCGATGTTTGCAAGTGAAGTCAAATTCCTGAAGGCGCAACCACCACCTGGCTATGCGAGGCTGTAAAACCGTAGTGTTTTAGTTGTCACTACCGCGTTGCAATTGGTGTATACTGAGAACTTCAGCTGCCCCTAAAAAACCACGAAGTATTTTCTTGCTTGGATGCCTGGGAATGCCGTCTGGGACTGCCATGTCAGATATCAACGATGAGTCGCTGCCAGTATCCACAAATGCTACAAATGTGCGTCCCGCTATACATATATGACGTGTCACAGGTGGTGGGACCACCTATGTTTCTTCAATGACCTTCCCTACCGTTTTCTTACCGCTTCTGCATTATTTTGCCTCGTGCCCATATTTGTTGCACGTGCTACATTTAGCTTTGCGTTGAGGTTGTGGACATTTTGCGGCGATATGGCCCACCTTGTTACAATTGAAGCACCTTAAACCTTTGCGCTCATTATTTGG
The DNA window shown above is from Eurosta solidaginis isolate ZX-2024a chromosome 2, ASM4086904v1, whole genome shotgun sequence and carries:
- the scat gene encoding vacuolar protein sorting-associated protein 54 isoform X2, coding for MDEGSGRHLRDRHCTREGGSYVCRYGFNGVCPSLPLDGVSDRDYDAHVSKYHVNQLTLLPPEWSVFSAAQNLPAVLNDPSRGKQSNLFTKKWGDTFVEKSQIPSTPRLPEITYADFEKYITKIGKRYRRHERMTAQQTPAAIAEREALTPSPSPTHAVSLNVIPDIFLKEQLNLSHPATFALVFPSIGATSSEENKQTGRLLQEQLSYYLDIVEVKIAHQVSQKSAAFFHAMTSQDAIMAEMQEAACNVRELRASLRTLHQSSVVDSFRVMRFAQRRQNFEETLDKLSLMATVHKTQPMLQLLLGTQDYVAALDLIGTTQEILTQELIGIHCFKHLPMQLTEMEKLIDKMLTTEFERYATADLNRPLSDVLNETESVCAEEDKLVCIVMGLLRKKNFSFVNTYKEEAIVTIRAIIKQLVIEVIASSDAEICLTGAGEEAQSLSISEWIALLKKATVALLTVLQRIRAVTGIMRQTADAAAGRCCGAEGQSQESAVNLIDSEAFLTTADYEQVTERLEELLFAVCNYCHERCANLVSTQSLERAVATADEVEKLTAIVDEFSAGCEDICGAPSVPLKVAVKVQASRFANRFHTERKNKLALLLDSERWRQVDIPNEFQKIIERMGAQDFQQPTSKPFAESLGATLNGHATTRESSVNSKPQANPVLLIEGKPYKLVSAALLLVQMLSDYCYCATRLPIIAGYLARNVVDLLRTFNSRSCQLVIGAGAMRVAGLKTITSTNLALVSRALQLILWLLPNIKAHFKSYDGNAVSGFDSIEKDFHSHIKEIENKIYSIVTERVSAQLEQWDARPPIPSQTFRNISRHLVKLHEAIAPILPEQQIHIIYGIVHRNFKDKLREQLLKLNIINNGGPQHGVVTSELTFYMETLRTLKALPATELSDTILETIWTF
- the scat gene encoding vacuolar protein sorting-associated protein 54 isoform X1, with protein sequence MATTQSTSADPLSDGNDLAAITKDRTHIGAMKQMSSATTVARMNNSTLNRRCWETCYYCPRESFKTSADFVKHLRDRHCTREGGSYVCRYGFNGVCPSLPLDGVSDRDYDAHVSKYHVNQLTLLPPEWSVFSAAQNLPAVLNDPSRGKQSNLFTKKWGDTFVEKSQIPSTPRLPEITYADFEKYITKIGKRYRRHERMTAQQTPAAIAEREALTPSPSPTHAVSLNVIPDIFLKEQLNLSHPATFALVFPSIGATSSEENKQTGRLLQEQLSYYLDIVEVKIAHQVSQKSAAFFHAMTSQDAIMAEMQEAACNVRELRASLRTLHQSSVVDSFRVMRFAQRRQNFEETLDKLSLMATVHKTQPMLQLLLGTQDYVAALDLIGTTQEILTQELIGIHCFKHLPMQLTEMEKLIDKMLTTEFERYATADLNRPLSDVLNETESVCAEEDKLVCIVMGLLRKKNFSFVNTYKEEAIVTIRAIIKQLVIEVIASSDAEICLTGAGEEAQSLSISEWIALLKKATVALLTVLQRIRAVTGIMRQTADAAAGRCCGAEGQSQESAVNLIDSEAFLTTADYEQVTERLEELLFAVCNYCHERCANLVSTQSLERAVATADEVEKLTAIVDEFSAGCEDICGAPSVPLKVAVKVQASRFANRFHTERKNKLALLLDSERWRQVDIPNEFQKIIERMGAQDFQQPTSKPFAESLGATLNGHATTRESSVNSKPQANPVLLIEGKPYKLVSAALLLVQMLSDYCYCATRLPIIAGYLARNVVDLLRTFNSRSCQLVIGAGAMRVAGLKTITSTNLALVSRALQLILWLLPNIKAHFKSYDGNAVSGFDSIEKDFHSHIKEIENKIYSIVTERVSAQLEQWDARPPIPSQTFRNISRHLVKLHEAIAPILPEQQIHIIYGIVHRNFKDKLREQLLKLNIINNGGPQHGVVTSELTFYMETLRTLKALPATELSDTILETIWTF